TAAGCCTAAGAAGACATAGCCAATTGCAAATTGAACAAATCCTTGGGTTGCTATTTGGCGAATTTCAAACGTACTATCGCCGAATAACGCTATTAACTGTGAAGGGAATAGCATAGCAATAATGGCAATGCTTAATCCGAGAATAAGAGCGGTTGCTAAGCCAATTTTCAATAGCGCTGTTAAACGCTTTGTTAATCTGGCACCATGGTGGTAGCTGACAAGAGGTTGTAGAGCCATACCAATACCTAAAAATACGGTTAATAATACTGTATGAATATAGTTAACCATTGCATATGCTGTTACGCCGTTTGCGCCAAGGTAATGCAAAAATGATACATTATATAAAATAACGATAATCGCCATGGAAGCTTCTACGATAAAGCTTGGTAAACCAATGGAAAATATTTTCTTTAAATCGGATAGGCTGAAAAATGAAGATACAAATTTTAATTCAGACTGCTTTCTGAAGAAATGGAGACATAGCACCGACATGCCAATGATTGTAGAGATTGCTGTCGCTAAAGCGCAACCTTTTACACCGTAATGGAGCACGAAAATAAATACGTAGTTTAATAATATATTTAAAATGGATGTAGTGATTAAACCCATCATTGCAAGCTTTGGATTTCCATCATTGCGAATAAAAATACTTAATAAGTTTTCAATTGTGTAAAAGACACCAAATATCAAAATCACATGTAAATATTCTTGCACATAAGGATAAGTAACATCACTTGCCCCAAAAATATAGGCAATTTCCTTTAAGTTTACTAAAAGTAATAGCACCAACGTTAAAACTACTGCAAGCATCGTTGTAAATGCGAGTGTGAAAATCTGATGTGCTCGTTTTTTATTGCCTTCTCCAAGTGAAATGGAGTACAAAGTGGCACCCCCCATACCAATCCACAGAGAAATTGATAGTAAGATGGAGAAAATCGGAACGGCAATATTGACACCTGCTAGAGCAGTTGGGCCAACCCCATGACTGACAAATATACCATCAACTAAGATGTTTACAGACATGAGTAGCATACCAATCATCGCTGGGAATAAGTAGGATAAAAACAATGGCTTTAACGGTCTTGTTTCAATTGAATTAATTGTCGTCATGAGCAACTACCTCTCTTACCATGACCTTTTCGCCCTTTTCATCTAGCTCACCGTTAAAGGCAAATCCAAACTTTTTATAGAGCTGAATGGCTACTTTATTGTTGTCATAGACGCTTAAAAAAATTTTTTGGCAATTGTATTTTGTTTGTAAGAAACTGATAAGCTGCTGTAAAAAGTACTTTCCAAGTCCTTTATGCTGATAACGCTCATCAATTAAATAGCGGTCTAGCCAAACGCGTTGTGTATCGCCCTCGTGAGGAAATACACCATACATTGCGAAGCCAACCGGGATATCCTCCTTGTACAAACCAACTGGAATAAATCGTCGATCGTCTTCTGCCTCGTCTAAGCATTGTTGTGTACTTTCAATAAAGTCCTGCTGATTGTCAGCGATGTGTAAAGCTAATACTTCTTCTTTGTTTAAAGCTGTGATGTCACGTATTTCCGTGAACATAATGTCAAAACCTTTCTAAATTTATTGTGAATAGGTACAATCTAAAGTATATAGTAACTATATAGTCAAGGAAGGAAACTTAAAATGCTTAATAAAAACGTAAAATATTTTACAACAGGTGAATTTGCCAAGCTTTGTAAGGTGAATAAACAAACGCTCATTTACTATGATCAAATTGGCCTTCTATCACCAATTATGAAAGATAGTAAAGACTATCGTTATTATTCCATCGCTCAATATGATTTTTTTAGTGTTATTGAATTATTAAAAACACTTGGTATGTCTTTAAAAGAAATTCAAAAGTATATGGCAGATAAATCACCAGAAAACTTTTTAGATTTGATGCGTCAGCAAAAGGAGCTGGTGGCGAAAAAAAGGCAAGAGCTTGAAATGATTGAAAGTATTATTAAGGTAAAAATCGAGACAACAGAAGAAGCGATGCATATAGATTTTGACAGCATTACGATCGGCCATTTCCCAGAAGAGACGTTATATTTAAGCAAAAATATTGAAGATTCCACAGAGGAACAGTTTGTAAAGGCGGTCTCAGATTTTATCGATGAATTGGATCGCTCGCAGCTTGATACAGGCTATCCAATTGGGGGCATCACAAAAAGAGAGCAAATTTTAGCTGGGAACTATGATAATTATTGTTACTTATATATGGAACAACCACATCCTCAAGAAGGGCATCCATATTTTAAGGCGATTGAAGGAGATTTTATTATTGGTTACCATATAGGATTATCAACGACGCTAGGCCAAACATATGAACGATTATTTAAGGTCATGGATGAAAATGGCTACGAGCTAGGGCAGTACGTATATGAAGAATATATTTATGATGCTGTTATTAAAAATCGGGAGGAGGATTATGTCACGAAAATTATGATGGAAATTGTTAAAAGGGCAAAGTAGTTATGCATAAAAAAGAATCTACGACATTGTGGCTACTCATGCAATGTCGTAGATTCTTGTATTCAAAGGTTTATTTGTAATGGTAAGTGCTCGCTCTTGAATTATTGCGTTGAATTTTATTAAACCATGCTTGATCTTTTTCTTCTTGCTGTAAGGTATTAACGATGGATGAGGAACAGTTAACACAAATTTTCGCTTGTGTAATTTTACCGCATCGTTCACATGGTGCGCCAAGATTAGGGAAGATAGAGGTTTTTAACTTTCCTGTCTTCACCCATTTAAAAAGTAAGTCCGATGAAATGCCTGTTAATGCAACAATTTCATCATTCGTTAAGTGCCGATTATTTTTTCTTAATAAAAAATGATGTAATTCCGAAAAAATATCCTCTTCTCGTGCGTCTATTTTTTTTCCAAACAGCAGCATTCGATTCCTCTCCCTTCTCAATTATTTGATGATTTCTTGTTTATTTTCAGTGACATAGTTAGGGTGTTCGTTATATTTATAGTTTTCCCAACGATCACGTGCTAGTTTGCGATATTTATTGGAAACATTGCGATCTGCAATTAATCTAGAAAATCCTTTTTTTGCTTCTACAATATCGCCGAGTCGAAGGCTTAATTCGGCATGTAAAAATTGAATTCGCTCGCTTCCTTCTTGATTGGACGCAAAAGATTTACTGTAAAAGTCTCTTGCTGCATACAAGTAGTGCGTTTCAGATTCGCTTTCATTTTTCAAACGATACAGCCAAGCTATTTTCAGGGCGATATTAGCCATTAAAAGTGCCTCTTCCATTGATGCCTTTGCTACGAGATAGGCCAATTTATAGCTTACGATAGCATCATCAATCGTGCGTTCGCGACAGATGTCCATGGGCTTATGTAGTTCTTTAATATACAATTCATCGATTAGTAGCAAGAACGGCCCATACGTTCTCGTCATAGATTTATGGTAAGCATATCCGCAATGCGGGCATACAGCAACTTCATAAAGTAATGGATTTAAGCCTTCATAAACGGGCATAAAATCCGTTTGTTCTTCGATTATTTTAAAACGATTTGGTCGTACTTTATATGTTGTATATTGTTTTTTGCAAAATTTACAATCCACATTACTTTCGTAGTAGTAAATATTAAAACCCATATGAACCAACTCCTCTGTGTCGAGTTTTTAACATTTCTTTAGTTCTATTTAAATAAGGGCGATACTCGTTCAATATATTTAATGGATTTTCTACTATTTTAGCAATTCTATGTTTTTTGGTATACTCCTTCAGTATGATTAAAGTAGTACCCAAAAAACATTAATTTTTTATATGTAAAGGGAATGCATGGTTTAAATATACTGGCAATAGTATTTATCGGTGGTGCATAGGGAAAAGTTAAATGTTTTAGTCTACTTTATTAAATTAAATCTGACATACTTAGAATGCTCTTTTTTATAAAAAATTGTCGTAGTTTTATTATAATACATATAGGATAAATTTACTATTCAATAATATGCATATTGATAAGGGATTTAAGCTGGTAGAAAGCTATTTTTTTTTATTTTCAAAGTACGATAATCACTATATTTTTCTATTTAATTTAAAAGGGGATAGATTGAATTGGACTGTAAAATTATTTTCTTTGATGTGGATGGTACGCTCATCAACTATGACGATGGTTGTATTGAAAGTAGTACGAAGAACGCGCTACAACTATTAAGAAACAAAGGAATTCGATTAGTAGCTGCAACAGGAAGACCATTATCTATGTGTCATGATTTGCAAGAACTAGGTATTGATACATTTATTACTGCTAATGGTGCTTATACTCGGCATGGTGATCAAATAATCCATACCATTCCTATCGCACAAGAAATCGTAGAAAACGTAAAAGCTTTTGCTGATGACAATAACAATAGTCTATCATTTTTCACTGATCAACTATTCATGAATAATGTTCGCCATCCTGCAACACTAAAAGCAATGAAGGAGACATTATCTTTAGATGAGTATCCTCCTACTAATAATAATATTTTAAACGAGGAAGTTTACTTAATGTGTTTATATGCCAACGTAAAAGAAGAGAAAAAGTACATAACACAGTTTCCGAATTTGAAGTTTGAGAGATGGCATCCGACGATTATAAATGTGCTACAAGATGATGTATCAAAATCCATTGCAGTTGAAGCAGTGCTAAAATATTTCAACCTAGTTCCGAAAGAGGCAATTGCTTTTGGAGATGGAGATAATGATATTGATATGTTAAAGCAAGTTGGATATGGTATTGCGATGGGAAATGGCAGTGTTGCATTAAAAAATATCGCTGATTATATCACGATGAAATCAGATGAAGGTGGCATAGATTATGCATTGCGCAAGCTACAGCTTATCTAAGGTAACAAATATAATAAAGAATGAAATAATATTGCAATCGCATCTATAGGGGAATGTTCTCAGATTGTATGAATAAATTATAAATAATGATTGTAGTAGCTATTCTAGTTGCCATTGTCGTATGTATTTGTTTTTTAGTCAGCGCATCAGTCACGACGAAATAAGTCGTACATGATGTGA
The genomic region above belongs to Lysinibacillus sp. FSL W8-0992 and contains:
- a CDS encoding MATE family efflux transporter encodes the protein MTTINSIETRPLKPLFLSYLFPAMIGMLLMSVNILVDGIFVSHGVGPTALAGVNIAVPIFSILLSISLWIGMGGATLYSISLGEGNKKRAHQIFTLAFTTMLAVVLTLVLLLLVNLKEIAYIFGASDVTYPYVQEYLHVILIFGVFYTIENLLSIFIRNDGNPKLAMMGLITTSILNILLNYVFIFVLHYGVKGCALATAISTIIGMSVLCLHFFRKQSELKFVSSFFSLSDLKKIFSIGLPSFIVEASMAIIVILYNVSFLHYLGANGVTAYAMVNYIHTVLLTVFLGIGMALQPLVSYHHGARLTKRLTALLKIGLATALILGLSIAIIAMLFPSQLIALFGDSTFEIRQIATQGFVQFAIGYVFLGLNMVLAEFFQSIEKIRLATTIMLLRSIILFIPALLLLPKLLGAQAIWWTFPVAEGITALLIFLYIRRNPRAVFSNSVGFQK
- a CDS encoding Cof-type HAD-IIB family hydrolase; translated protein: MDCKIIFFDVDGTLINYDDGCIESSTKNALQLLRNKGIRLVAATGRPLSMCHDLQELGIDTFITANGAYTRHGDQIIHTIPIAQEIVENVKAFADDNNNSLSFFTDQLFMNNVRHPATLKAMKETLSLDEYPPTNNNILNEEVYLMCLYANVKEEKKYITQFPNLKFERWHPTIINVLQDDVSKSIAVEAVLKYFNLVPKEAIAFGDGDNDIDMLKQVGYGIAMGNGSVALKNIADYITMKSDEGGIDYALRKLQLI
- a CDS encoding MerR family transcriptional regulator; amino-acid sequence: MLNKNVKYFTTGEFAKLCKVNKQTLIYYDQIGLLSPIMKDSKDYRYYSIAQYDFFSVIELLKTLGMSLKEIQKYMADKSPENFLDLMRQQKELVAKKRQELEMIESIIKVKIETTEEAMHIDFDSITIGHFPEETLYLSKNIEDSTEEQFVKAVSDFIDELDRSQLDTGYPIGGITKREQILAGNYDNYCYLYMEQPHPQEGHPYFKAIEGDFIIGYHIGLSTTLGQTYERLFKVMDENGYELGQYVYEEYIYDAVIKNREEDYVTKIMMEIVKRAK
- a CDS encoding GNAT family N-acetyltransferase, which produces MFTEIRDITALNKEEVLALHIADNQQDFIESTQQCLDEAEDDRRFIPVGLYKEDIPVGFAMYGVFPHEGDTQRVWLDRYLIDERYQHKGLGKYFLQQLISFLQTKYNCQKIFLSVYDNNKVAIQLYKKFGFAFNGELDEKGEKVMVREVVAHDDN
- a CDS encoding DUF2225 domain-containing protein, with product MGFNIYYYESNVDCKFCKKQYTTYKVRPNRFKIIEEQTDFMPVYEGLNPLLYEVAVCPHCGYAYHKSMTRTYGPFLLLIDELYIKELHKPMDICRERTIDDAIVSYKLAYLVAKASMEEALLMANIALKIAWLYRLKNESESETHYLYAARDFYSKSFASNQEGSERIQFLHAELSLRLGDIVEAKKGFSRLIADRNVSNKYRKLARDRWENYKYNEHPNYVTENKQEIIK